A stretch of Desulfobacter hydrogenophilus DNA encodes these proteins:
- a CDS encoding type I polyketide synthase yields the protein MTPKAASPKQTPCTPKTPIAIIGMGCIFPESRNLKEFWKLVFNGIDAITKVPEDSHWRLKDYFNEDPDCPDHVYCNRGGFLPDIAFDPLAYGMPPKNIDATDTSQLLSLEVVRMALADAGYPVGHTHLKKKRVNVILGVTGTQELVIPLGARLGHPFWKKALDAAGIAPDKKKRVLKQISDSYVSWQENSFPGLLGNVVAGRIANRLDLSGTNTVCDAACASSLSAIHTAMMELKTGQCDMSITGGVDTLNDIFMHMCFAKTGVLSHSSDARPFSENADGTVLGEGVGLIVLKRLEDAQRDQDRIYAVIKGMGTSSDGRTSAVYAPEAKGQVKALESAYSNAGILPESVGLIEAHGTGTRVGDKVEFTALKQFFKGKATESTAIGSVKSMIGHAKAAAGAAGIIKAALALHHKVIPPTLKAQTPDPDLDIHNSPFYLNQVARPWIGNGANNSLRCSGVSAFGFGGSNFHAVLEEYAPEKVNISWDGTVQILAFSGKNKEDIVEKLDTVSETIKAYDIRDKAAVTQAIAWQAAQSRKVFSSKHEERLLILLSDQDDFFERISQAKCMVNGDQPAKPPIFYGKGAASGKLGFVFPGQGSQYTGMGGQIMSVFPESLKVLDMAQACVSDTDAEDDGLLSAYMYPPPEYAMDKKSAEAALRQTRIAQPAIGAVSLSMLNILSRFNVAPEMTCGHSYGELCALYAAGWIDAQTCLELSAARGNFMSKAGQSAGDPGSMLAIQAPIEKIEALIEKEKLDLVLANKNSPVQGVLSGETQQILNAEKICKKHKIRAIKLPVAAAFHSRLVSDAAAPFNALTQKTAITPTQIRVLSNTTGSPYPEDSAKAQELLGQQLMYPVDFIGDIKQMHEQGVDTFLEIGPKSVLCGLIKSILKDQNVQTIALDKSAGKNSGIQDLGMGLCALAASGHPVDLSAWEEDAAQPESKKLVIMINGANSKPTVPETSQPEMIQTEQAPIDAPGRPTRPQPTQSQPLIETQVRQNPKNENIVPDSSVYTTGSTQQTSTTQGNTMTSFPHPEFNDYQAQPASNSTQYVTTNQIPANPDILVQGLNAMQQLQAQTARAHEKFLETQTQASQALAALMSQTRGQVSAPIQPVRVPQPPAPAQTMPDYHPHMSAAAPAQPIQQSVSKPAPHQAQQPQAPAAPATPVPSAAAPPTPEVKNVLFEIVSRLTGFPVEMLEPEMDIESDLGVDSIKKVEIISELEKAFPDSNDLSAQRLGSVKTLGDICTAVETDQAPVPEQTDRPIANAKNEPKNNEPAQSQDTLGILVSIISELTGFPQEMLEPGMNLESDLGIDSIKRVEILSRLEQEQPGSKALSPDDMGSLKTIADIINYLTPEQTTVSKETPKKKLRMTP from the coding sequence ATGACACCCAAAGCCGCAAGCCCAAAACAGACGCCTTGTACACCGAAAACGCCCATTGCCATAATCGGCATGGGCTGTATTTTTCCTGAATCCAGAAACCTTAAAGAGTTCTGGAAATTGGTATTTAACGGCATTGATGCCATCACAAAAGTGCCTGAAGACTCACACTGGCGTCTGAAAGATTATTTCAATGAAGACCCGGACTGCCCGGACCATGTCTATTGCAATAGAGGTGGTTTTTTACCAGACATTGCCTTTGACCCCTTAGCCTATGGTATGCCCCCAAAAAACATTGACGCCACAGACACCTCCCAGCTTCTAAGCCTGGAAGTGGTTCGCATGGCACTTGCCGATGCAGGCTATCCTGTGGGCCATACCCATCTCAAAAAAAAACGGGTCAATGTAATCCTCGGGGTAACCGGCACCCAGGAACTGGTGATCCCCCTTGGCGCAAGGCTGGGACACCCGTTCTGGAAAAAGGCTTTGGATGCGGCCGGCATCGCCCCTGATAAAAAGAAACGCGTCTTAAAACAGATCAGCGATTCCTATGTCAGCTGGCAGGAAAATTCATTTCCAGGCCTTTTGGGTAATGTGGTGGCCGGAAGAATCGCCAACCGCCTGGACCTGTCCGGCACCAACACGGTGTGTGATGCGGCATGTGCAAGCTCCCTGTCCGCCATTCATACTGCCATGATGGAACTTAAAACCGGACAGTGCGATATGTCCATCACCGGCGGGGTGGATACCCTCAATGACATTTTCATGCACATGTGTTTTGCCAAAACAGGTGTATTGTCCCATAGCAGTGACGCCCGACCCTTTTCAGAAAACGCCGACGGTACAGTGCTTGGTGAAGGCGTAGGCCTGATAGTGCTCAAGCGCCTGGAAGATGCCCAGCGTGACCAGGACCGGATTTATGCGGTCATCAAAGGCATGGGCACGTCCAGTGACGGACGCACCTCGGCCGTATATGCCCCGGAGGCCAAAGGACAGGTCAAGGCCCTGGAAAGCGCCTATAGCAATGCAGGTATTTTGCCCGAATCCGTGGGACTGATTGAAGCCCACGGCACTGGAACCCGGGTGGGTGACAAGGTTGAATTTACGGCACTGAAACAATTTTTCAAAGGCAAAGCCACCGAATCCACAGCCATAGGATCCGTGAAATCCATGATCGGGCACGCCAAAGCGGCAGCAGGCGCTGCGGGCATTATCAAGGCAGCCCTGGCGTTGCACCACAAGGTCATCCCCCCCACACTCAAAGCCCAAACGCCTGACCCTGATCTGGACATACACAACTCCCCTTTCTATCTCAACCAGGTTGCAAGGCCTTGGATCGGCAACGGTGCGAATAACTCTTTGAGATGTTCCGGTGTTTCCGCCTTTGGGTTCGGTGGGTCAAACTTTCATGCCGTGCTTGAAGAGTACGCGCCTGAAAAAGTCAATATCTCCTGGGACGGTACGGTGCAGATCCTGGCTTTTTCCGGAAAAAATAAAGAAGATATTGTTGAAAAACTTGATACCGTTTCTGAAACCATAAAAGCCTATGATATCAGGGACAAGGCCGCCGTTACCCAGGCCATTGCCTGGCAGGCCGCCCAATCCAGGAAAGTATTTTCATCAAAACACGAAGAGCGGTTATTGATTTTACTGTCTGACCAGGATGATTTTTTTGAACGCATATCCCAGGCAAAATGCATGGTCAATGGTGATCAACCTGCCAAACCGCCGATATTTTATGGTAAAGGTGCAGCATCAGGCAAACTGGGATTTGTCTTCCCCGGCCAGGGAAGTCAGTACACCGGGATGGGCGGTCAGATTATGTCTGTTTTTCCCGAAAGCCTTAAAGTGCTTGATATGGCCCAGGCCTGTGTCAGCGACACGGATGCAGAAGATGATGGACTACTGTCCGCCTATATGTATCCGCCGCCGGAATATGCCATGGATAAAAAATCGGCCGAGGCAGCTCTGCGGCAGACCCGTATCGCCCAACCCGCAATTGGTGCGGTCTCCTTGTCCATGCTGAACATTCTTTCCCGGTTCAATGTGGCACCTGAGATGACCTGCGGCCACAGTTACGGAGAGTTGTGCGCCCTATATGCAGCCGGCTGGATTGATGCCCAGACCTGTCTTGAACTTTCGGCTGCCCGGGGCAACTTCATGTCCAAGGCCGGTCAGAGTGCAGGAGATCCCGGCAGCATGCTCGCAATCCAGGCCCCCATTGAAAAGATTGAAGCCCTCATTGAAAAAGAAAAACTTGACCTGGTCCTGGCCAATAAAAACAGCCCGGTCCAGGGCGTGTTATCCGGGGAGACCCAACAGATTCTCAACGCTGAAAAAATTTGCAAAAAGCATAAAATACGGGCCATCAAACTGCCTGTAGCCGCAGCGTTTCACAGCCGCCTGGTATCAGATGCCGCAGCCCCGTTCAATGCGTTGACCCAGAAAACCGCCATCACACCCACGCAAATTAGGGTATTATCCAATACGACTGGATCGCCCTACCCTGAGGATTCAGCAAAGGCCCAGGAGCTGTTAGGGCAGCAGTTGATGTACCCGGTGGATTTTATTGGTGACATCAAACAAATGCACGAACAAGGCGTTGACACATTTCTGGAAATTGGACCCAAATCCGTTCTGTGCGGTCTGATTAAATCTATTTTAAAAGACCAGAATGTACAGACCATTGCCCTGGATAAATCAGCCGGGAAAAATTCGGGTATCCAGGATTTAGGCATGGGATTGTGCGCCCTTGCAGCCTCAGGTCATCCTGTGGATCTTTCCGCCTGGGAAGAGGATGCGGCGCAGCCTGAGTCTAAAAAACTTGTTATCATGATCAACGGAGCCAATTCAAAACCCACGGTACCTGAAACATCCCAGCCTGAAATGATTCAGACTGAACAGGCACCCATTGACGCCCCCGGTCGGCCGACACGCCCCCAGCCAACACAATCCCAGCCTTTAATAGAGACCCAGGTACGCCAAAACCCAAAAAACGAAAACATTGTACCGGATTCATCTGTGTATACAACGGGTTCAACCCAACAGACATCCACCACACAAGGAAATACCATGACATCTTTTCCGCACCCTGAATTTAACGATTATCAAGCCCAACCAGCGTCAAATTCAACCCAATATGTGACTACAAACCAGATTCCTGCAAACCCGGATATCCTTGTCCAGGGACTCAATGCCATGCAGCAGCTCCAAGCCCAGACCGCCCGGGCCCATGAGAAGTTTCTGGAAACCCAGACCCAAGCCAGCCAGGCCCTGGCCGCGCTGATGTCACAAACCCGTGGACAAGTATCAGCCCCAATCCAGCCAGTCCGTGTACCCCAGCCCCCGGCCCCCGCACAGACCATGCCCGATTACCACCCCCACATGTCAGCGGCGGCCCCAGCACAACCAATTCAGCAATCTGTATCAAAGCCGGCGCCGCACCAGGCCCAGCAACCCCAGGCACCAGCAGCACCCGCAACACCTGTCCCATCTGCAGCAGCGCCCCCTACCCCGGAAGTCAAAAATGTTCTGTTTGAAATTGTCAGCCGCTTAACAGGATTCCCGGTGGAGATGCTAGAACCTGAAATGGATATTGAATCAGACCTTGGCGTTGATTCCATTAAAAAGGTCGAGATCATTTCAGAACTTGAAAAAGCATTTCCCGACAGTAACGATCTATCAGCCCAGCGCCTGGGTTCAGTCAAAACCCTTGGAGATATCTGTACGGCTGTTGAAACAGACCAGGCCCCGGTACCTGAACAAACAGACCGCCCCATTGCCAATGCGAAAAATGAGCCGAAAAACAACGAGCCGGCTCAATCCCAAGATACCCTCGGCATTCTGGTCAGCATCATCAGTGAATTAACAGGTTTTCCCCAAGAGATGCTCGAACCGGGAATGAACCTTGAATCGGATCTTGGCATTGACTCCATAAAACGGGTTGAGATTTTGTCACGACTTGAACAGGAACAACCGGGTTCCAAGGCATTATCACCGGATGACATGGGCAGTTTGAAGACCATAGCCGACATCATAAACTACTTAACACCTGAACAAACAACGGTTTCCAAAGAAACCCCTAAAAAAAAACTTCGCATGACCCCATAA
- a CDS encoding PfaD family polyunsaturated fatty acid/polyketide biosynthesis protein, which translates to MTSQIDLVRAIHDINRPQLLITSFDGIHISRPSQSNMASLSEQTYVPAIRPENLGDLAFKRRHGLKYAYVAGAMANGIASTALVKTMGENGMLGFFGAGGLSLAQIKTAILELKAALGNKPFGFNLIHSLADPDHEMATVQLYLDHGVPLISAAAFLRITLPLVYYRIKGIHKNNQGDIVTPNRIIAKVSRIEVARQFFAPPPEKLLDQLVERQLITSEEAMLAAQIPMAQDLTAEADSGGHTDNRPALALLPTFIALKNEAMATYSFKSPLCVGLGGGIATPESASAAFSMGAAYILTGSINQACVEAGICEDVKKLLSQAEQADVAMAPSADMFEIGARVQVLKRGTLFPVRAEKLYQFYKGYACFQDLPPAVQKEIEDKFLLTSFDAAWQSTRGFFLSRGQQQEVDRAEQDPAHKMALVFRSYLGQSSRWAIQGDTQRKMDYQIWCGPAMGAFNQWAKGSFLEPHTNRFAAEIAMNLLTGACVVTRAAFARVQGLELPPGASLFSPMPLDEILELISSKPM; encoded by the coding sequence ATGACATCGCAAATTGATTTAGTTAGGGCTATCCATGATATCAACCGTCCGCAACTACTTATAACAAGTTTTGACGGAATACATATCAGCCGTCCATCACAAAGCAATATGGCGTCGCTGTCAGAACAGACTTATGTGCCTGCCATACGCCCGGAAAATCTTGGGGACTTAGCATTTAAGCGTCGCCATGGTTTAAAATATGCTTATGTGGCCGGTGCCATGGCCAACGGCATCGCGTCCACCGCACTTGTGAAGACCATGGGCGAAAACGGGATGCTCGGTTTTTTTGGTGCCGGCGGATTGAGCCTTGCACAAATTAAAACAGCCATTCTTGAGCTTAAGGCCGCCCTTGGGAACAAACCCTTTGGATTTAATCTGATCCACAGCCTGGCAGATCCGGACCATGAAATGGCAACGGTACAACTCTATCTTGACCATGGGGTACCCCTGATATCTGCAGCAGCCTTCCTGCGCATCACCCTGCCCTTAGTATATTATCGTATCAAAGGCATCCATAAAAACAACCAGGGTGATATTGTCACCCCCAACCGTATTATTGCAAAGGTGTCCCGCATTGAAGTGGCCCGACAGTTTTTTGCACCACCGCCGGAAAAACTGCTCGACCAGCTCGTTGAGCGACAGCTGATCACGTCGGAAGAAGCCATGCTTGCCGCTCAAATCCCCATGGCCCAGGATCTTACCGCCGAGGCCGATTCCGGTGGCCATACGGATAACCGCCCTGCCCTGGCACTTTTGCCAACGTTCATCGCCCTGAAGAACGAAGCCATGGCAACATACAGTTTTAAAAGCCCGCTATGCGTGGGCCTTGGCGGCGGCATTGCCACGCCGGAATCCGCCTCGGCCGCTTTCAGCATGGGAGCTGCATATATTCTTACCGGATCCATTAACCAGGCATGTGTTGAGGCCGGCATTTGCGAGGATGTTAAAAAATTACTCAGCCAGGCCGAACAGGCAGACGTTGCCATGGCGCCTTCCGCAGACATGTTTGAAATCGGAGCACGGGTACAGGTACTCAAACGTGGTACGTTATTTCCTGTGCGCGCAGAAAAATTGTATCAGTTTTACAAAGGGTACGCATGTTTTCAAGACCTTCCCCCGGCGGTCCAAAAGGAAATTGAGGACAAATTTTTATTAACGTCGTTTGATGCCGCATGGCAATCCACCCGGGGCTTTTTCCTGTCACGGGGACAACAGCAGGAGGTGGATCGTGCAGAACAGGACCCGGCCCACAAAATGGCCCTGGTTTTCAGATCCTATCTTGGACAGTCTTCCAGGTGGGCAATCCAGGGGGATACCCAGCGTAAAATGGATTACCAGATCTGGTGCGGCCCTGCCATGGGCGCATTCAACCAATGGGCCAAAGGCAGCTTTCTTGAACCCCATACTAATCGGTTTGCAGCAGAAATCGCCATGAATCTGCTCACCGGTGCCTGTGTTGTCACCCGGGCTGCATTTGCAAGGGTCCAGGGACTTGAACTGCCCCCCGGTGCAAGCCTTTTTTCTCCCATGCCGCTCGATGAAATATTAGAACTGATCTCTTCGAAACCTATGTAA
- a CDS encoding DnaJ domain-containing protein yields the protein MSTLVKFVLILLGLAYLISPVDLIPEMYLPWIGWIDDSLVMMCLYHLIRYGRLPSFLFKKGTKQSSGKKGQGSGTDQTYQKANPNQSSNRTNATGQSTKKKTSDRTSTHKSAYEVLGVDDSASWSDVQSAYKNKAKQYHPDKLSHLGEEFSTLANEKFLEIQQAYATLKSIYNR from the coding sequence ATGTCTACCCTTGTTAAATTTGTGCTGATTCTTTTAGGCCTGGCCTATCTTATTTCGCCTGTTGACCTCATTCCCGAAATGTATCTACCCTGGATTGGATGGATAGATGACAGTCTGGTTATGATGTGTCTTTATCATCTGATCAGATATGGCCGGCTGCCCTCTTTTTTATTTAAAAAAGGTACTAAACAATCGTCTGGGAAAAAAGGGCAGGGTTCTGGAACGGATCAAACATACCAAAAGGCAAATCCAAACCAATCGTCGAACAGGACCAACGCAACAGGTCAGTCCACAAAAAAGAAAACATCAGATAGAACCAGCACCCATAAATCTGCATATGAGGTCCTTGGTGTGGACGACTCAGCGTCCTGGTCTGACGTTCAAAGTGCATATAAAAACAAGGCCAAGCAATATCACCCGGATAAACTGTCCCACCTGGGTGAAGAATTTTCAACCCTTGCCAATGAAAAATTTTTAGAAATTCAGCAGGCCTATGCAACGCTCAAATCCATTTATAACCGGTAG
- the dapB gene encoding dihydrodipicolinate reductase yields the protein MNCIPLMINGLPGNVARIMAESACQDERFTLVPFSLTGEEITLGQVSVDQTKITLLKPSERENKIHEILESYPGCICVDYTHPTAVNDNAKFYVTHKIPFVMGTTGGDRQELERTVKNGSMPAVIAPNMAKQIVGLQAMLEYGANAFPGLFKGFTLQVKESHQQGKADTSGTAKALVACFNQLGTDFNLSDIEKIRDPKTQKENLGVPEEYIGGHGWHTYTLKAPDGSALFELTHNINGRQIYVAGTFDAVVFLKNQIDTNAFEQKLFTMIDVLTSGK from the coding sequence ATGAATTGCATACCCCTCATGATCAACGGACTGCCTGGGAATGTAGCCCGTATAATGGCTGAATCCGCATGCCAAGATGAACGATTTACCCTTGTACCGTTTTCCCTTACCGGAGAAGAGATTACCCTGGGCCAGGTGTCCGTGGATCAGACAAAAATAACCCTTTTAAAACCCAGTGAAAGGGAAAATAAAATCCATGAGATTCTTGAATCCTACCCTGGCTGCATTTGTGTTGATTACACCCACCCAACAGCTGTAAATGACAATGCAAAATTTTATGTTACGCACAAAATACCATTTGTTATGGGCACCACGGGCGGCGACAGGCAAGAGTTGGAGCGTACTGTGAAAAACGGGTCTATGCCTGCGGTTATTGCCCCGAATATGGCCAAACAGATTGTGGGTCTTCAAGCCATGCTTGAATACGGGGCAAACGCGTTTCCGGGACTGTTTAAAGGATTCACGCTTCAGGTCAAAGAGAGCCATCAACAGGGGAAAGCCGATACATCGGGCACGGCCAAGGCCCTGGTAGCCTGTTTCAATCAACTCGGAACAGACTTTAATCTTTCCGACATTGAAAAAATCAGAGATCCCAAGACCCAGAAAGAAAATTTAGGTGTTCCAGAGGAGTACATAGGTGGGCACGGGTGGCATACATATACGCTGAAAGCACCGGACGGGTCTGCACTTTTTGAACTGACCCATAACATAAATGGACGGCAGATTTATGTTGCAGGCACCTTTGACGCTGTCGTTTTTCTAAAAAACCAAATTGATACAAACGCTTTTGAGCAAAAACTTTTCACAATGATTGATGTTCTGACCAGCGGGAAGTGA
- a CDS encoding sugar phosphate nucleotidyltransferase produces the protein MKALILAAGFGTRLLPYTQHLPKPLFTINGRPVLDYAVKNLLDAGCTKIFINVHHLSDTIADFVNNHRSKDLLEVVFEPVILDTGGAIANLGSQLADDDFFVVNADVLCNFDLSHLMACHKASDALATLLVHDCYRFNTLCVDQTKPGPGIVRHFSQAPESGLAFTGIQAISPGIFEYMPSEKIFSSIDVYKKLCELQKIFALKATQFYWRDMGTPQDYQSTSRECLAGKIFGIAPSRIHDIDIKAIAGDGSDRLWFRARHNEKSLILSDHGICTDAAQNNNGTAQLNAFIKIGKHLADKGIAVPPIMGHDAISGQVAVADLGSIHLADYIRGMDENRIITWYQFVIDRLIDFSFKGIENFDTAWACQTPSYSKQMILDLECRYFMQAFVNGYLGRKEPFETFTLQFQHIADNALMHAMNGLMHRDCQSKNIMIHDGHPWFIDFQSARPGPIQYDLASLLIDPYVTLSRAVRDQLLNYALENISLKVPFDKEAFMHSFRYCCISRNLQMLGAFGFLTQVKHKHQFEKYIPVALKGLECRLKNLNEPGLTDLTHFAQTLLGDLK, from the coding sequence ATGAAAGCCCTGATACTTGCAGCAGGGTTTGGCACAAGGCTGCTACCCTATACACAGCATTTGCCCAAGCCCCTTTTCACCATCAACGGCCGGCCGGTTCTCGACTATGCCGTTAAAAATCTTTTAGATGCCGGTTGCACAAAAATTTTTATCAATGTGCACCATCTATCGGATACTATTGCAGACTTTGTTAACAATCACCGGTCAAAAGACCTTCTGGAAGTGGTTTTTGAGCCTGTAATTCTCGATACCGGCGGGGCCATTGCCAACCTTGGCAGTCAGTTGGCGGATGATGATTTCTTTGTGGTGAATGCAGATGTGCTCTGTAATTTTGATCTGTCACACCTGATGGCCTGCCACAAAGCATCTGATGCCCTGGCCACCCTGCTGGTCCATGACTGCTACCGGTTCAATACCCTTTGTGTGGACCAGACAAAGCCAGGGCCCGGCATTGTCAGGCACTTTTCCCAGGCCCCGGAATCCGGACTTGCCTTCACAGGAATCCAGGCAATCTCCCCGGGTATTTTTGAATACATGCCGTCTGAAAAAATATTTTCAAGCATTGATGTGTATAAAAAATTATGTGAACTGCAAAAAATTTTTGCCCTGAAAGCAACGCAATTTTACTGGCGGGACATGGGCACACCCCAAGATTACCAAAGCACATCCAGGGAATGTTTGGCTGGCAAAATTTTTGGTATAGCCCCGTCCCGTATTCATGATATCGACATCAAGGCCATAGCCGGGGATGGTTCGGACCGTCTCTGGTTCCGTGCCCGCCATAACGAAAAAAGCCTGATTCTCTCGGATCACGGTATCTGCACGGATGCGGCCCAAAACAACAATGGCACAGCCCAGTTGAATGCATTTATAAAAATCGGAAAGCACCTGGCTGACAAGGGTATCGCTGTCCCCCCAATTATGGGTCATGACGCAATTTCAGGTCAGGTGGCCGTGGCAGATCTTGGCAGCATCCATCTGGCCGACTATATCCGGGGAATGGACGAAAACCGGATTATCACATGGTATCAATTTGTTATTGACCGCCTGATTGATTTTTCTTTCAAAGGCATTGAAAATTTTGATACGGCCTGGGCCTGCCAGACCCCGTCCTACTCAAAACAAATGATCCTGGATCTGGAATGCCGGTATTTTATGCAGGCCTTTGTAAATGGATATCTTGGCCGCAAAGAACCGTTCGAAACCTTCACCCTGCAATTCCAGCATATTGCAGACAATGCACTGATGCATGCAATGAACGGGCTTATGCACAGGGACTGCCAGTCGAAAAACATTATGATCCATGACGGTCATCCCTGGTTCATTGATTTTCAATCTGCACGGCCAGGTCCTATTCAGTATGATCTGGCTTCCCTTTTAATTGATCCCTATGTTACACTATCCCGGGCTGTCCGGGATCAGCTTTTAAACTATGCGTTGGAAAACATCAGCCTTAAAGTACCCTTTGATAAAGAGGCCTTTATGCACTCTTTCAGATACTGCTGTATTTCACGCAACCTTCAGATGCTGGGTGCTTTTGGTTTTTTAACCCAGGTTAAACACAAGCACCAATTTGAAAAATACATTCCGGTGGCCCTGAAAGGACTTGAATGTCGGCTCAAAAACCTAAACGAACCCGGATTGACTGATCTGACCCATTTTGCCCAAACCCTTCTAGGAGATTTAAAATGA